A part of Drosophila ananassae strain 14024-0371.13 chromosome 2R, ASM1763931v2, whole genome shotgun sequence genomic DNA contains:
- the LOC6507260 gene encoding protein-S-isoprenylcysteine O-methyltransferase: protein MCANSGRNPGPPPSGSPLCFALCYDGRLSLFCFLITAGLVLIPSVPQIHYGIVPQVWGAVLWGPVLYYALINMIIRFVLRNHDYQVAIRASFLGFAVAVSVLVISFAPIEWQQFGVYGCFMSVFHYSEFLVIAYANPRTLSLDSFMLNHSVHYGLAAAASWIEFSLELYFLPEFKRFSYIWLLGIGMCFFGELVRKAAIITAGRSFTHLVQDEKHSDHKLITHGIYAYCRHPSYVGWFWWSIGTQIILLNPICIGLYTLVSWLFFHDRVYVEEYSLLNFFQSDYVRYQKRVPTGLPFIRGYLIE, encoded by the exons ATGTGCGCAAACAGTGGGCGGAACCCCGGCCCGCCGCCATCTGGCTCTCCTTTATGCTTCGCTCTCTGCTACGATGGCCGCCTgagtttgttttgctttttaatTACGGCCGGATTGGTCCTGATCCCCTCGGTGCCCCAGATCCACTATGGCATTGTGCCTCAAGTGTGGGGAGCCGTTTTGTGGGGCCCTGTGCTCTACTACGCCCTGATTAATATGATTATACGGTTCGTTTTGCGGAACCACGACTACCAG GTCGCCATACGTGCCTCCTTTTTGGGATTCGCCGTAGCCGTCAGTGTGCTGGTAATCTCCTTCGCACCCATCGAGTGGCAGCAGTTCGGGGTCTATGGATGCTTCATGTCAGTCTTTCACTACTCGGAGTTCCTGGTCATCGCATATGCCAATCCGCGTACCTTGAGCCTGGACTCGTTTATGCTGAATCACTCGGTGCACTATGGCCTGGCAGCTGCCGCCAGTTGGATTGAGTTTTCGTTGGAGCTGTACTTCCTTCCAGAGTTTAAGAGATTCAGCTACATCTGGCTACTGGGAATAGGCATGTGCTTCTTCGGCGAGCTGGTACGGAAAGCTGCTATCATCACAGCCGGGCGAAGCTTTACGCATTTG GTGCAGGATGAAAAACATTCGGACCATAAGCTCATCACGCACGGCATCTACGCCTATTGCCGTCATCCGTCGTACGTCGGATGGTTCTGGTGGTCGATCGGAACACAGATAATACTTCTCAATCCCATATGTATTGGCCTCTACACACTGGTCAGCTGGCTTTTCTTCCACGACCGCGTCTATGTTGAGGAATATTCCCTGCTCAATTTCTTCCAGTCCGACTACGTTCGTTATCAGAAACGGGTCCCCACCGGCCTGCCCTTCATCCGGGGCTATCTGATCGAGTAA
- the LOC6507259 gene encoding 10 kDa heat shock protein, mitochondrial, giving the protein MAAAIKKIIPMLDRILIQRAEALTKTKGGIVLPEKSIGKVLEGTVVAVGPGARNASTGNHIPIGVKEGDRVLLPEFGGTKVNLEGDEKQELILFRESDILAKLE; this is encoded by the exons ATG GCCGCCGCTATCAAGAAGATCATCCCCATGCTGGACAGGATTCTCATCCAGCGTGCCGAGGCTCTGACCAAGACGAAAGGAGGAATCGTCTTGCCGGAGAAGTCTATTGGCAAAGTTCTGGAGGGCACGGTGGTCGCCGTTGGTCCGGGTGCCCGCAATGCC TCCACTGGCAACCACATTCCCATTGGCGTGAAGGAAGGCGATCGCGTTCTCCTGCCCGAATTCGGAGGTACCAAGGTCAACTTGGAAGGCGATGAGAAGCAGGAACTAATCCTGTTCCGTGAATCCGATATCCTGGCTAAGTTGGAGTAG
- the LOC6507801 gene encoding 39S ribosomal protein L20, mitochondrial — MVFLNLPLLVRARGPDEFWRKRRIFKLAAHYRSRTRNVYSLAIRSVHRALAYATKGRKLKKLDMAQLWTTRVEAGCQQYGVGLDTFKEGLARSDILLNKKMLSDLAIWEPRSFETLVKISRERAAVEGLPDIKRPSAFNQVYGLSNLKLD; from the exons ATGGTGTTTTTAAACCTTCCACTTTTAGTGCGGGCCCGGGGACCCGATGAATTCTGGCGCAAGCGTCGAATCTTTAAACTGGCGGCG CACTACCGCAGCCGCACCAGGAATGTGTACTCCCTCGCAATCAGGAGTGTCCACAGGGCGCTGGCCTATGCAACCAAAGGACGTAAGCTGAAGAAACTGGACATGGCCCAGCTGTGGACGACGCGTGTGGAGGCAGGCTGCCAGCAGTACGGCGTGGGTTTGGATACCTTCAAGGAAGGCTTGGCTCGCTCCGACATTCTGCTCAACAA GAAAATGCTCTCCGATCTGGCCATTTGGGAACCGCGGTCCTTTGAGACTCTCGTTAAGATCTCCCGGGAACGAGCCGCTGTCGAGGGACTGCCTGATATAAAGCGCCCATCCGCCTTTAACCAGGTCTACGGCCTGAGTAACCTGAAGTTGGATTAA